One genomic window of Salvia miltiorrhiza cultivar Shanhuang (shh) chromosome 4, IMPLAD_Smil_shh, whole genome shotgun sequence includes the following:
- the LOC131021294 gene encoding WRKY transcription factor 72B, protein MDISLHKSVLEEAVKEEGKPSESNGDEESCVDDIVLHQFGAGKRAQDNDGMKSPSPNKKNSNCSNQGLAITNMESRPSPESESRSSSSAKKDQLDDQLGSTKAEMDEVMEENQRLKMYLDGILKDYRTLQMQYRDVMQQEATTKLSPHHHDLMEAAADDGLIDLSLAMSSIDKKRKTPKMNDDIEILDDNKQGLSLGLDCKFDLPEKSPIKPSPTLTPENSIEEVKEEAGETWPPKGVKNARDAGGEDEISQQNPTKRARVSVRVRCDTPTMNDGCQWRKYGQKISKGNPCPRAYYRCTVAPSCPVRKQVQRCAEDMTILITTYEGTHNHPLPMSATAMASTTSAAASMLMSGSSTSGTGPSTPSTTTTASNLHGLNFYLSDNSRTTKPTFYLPNPSISSSPSYPTITLDLTSSSSSSSSHLNRLGSGGGFAPRYSTTNLNFSSLESNPLPNSYNNAMLTYGQQSFNRNQNAANSLSFGSQPYETLYQSYLQKSISNPNPNQQHLGADTIAAATKAITSDPSFQTVLAAALTSIIGGSGGTAAANNHNAAEKSSGGDAFPILSSFPPTSNATKCAPSFMNKSSSSSSSQQPGLSTLLSPPFPFSSSNKSKSNSPADNRDHV, encoded by the exons ATGGATATTTCCTTGCACAAATCTGTTCTTGAAGAAGCGGTCAAGGAGGAGGGCAAACCTTCTGAATCTAACGGTGACGAAGAAAGTTGCGTCGACGACATCGTTCTTCATCAG TTTGGTGCTGGAAAAAGAGCCCAAGATAATGATGGGATGAAGTCACCATCTCCTAATAAGAAGAATTCGAATTGCAGCAACCAG GGGTTGGCCATAACAAACATGGAAAGTCGACCATCACCTGAGTCTGAATCCAGATCATCTTCATCTGCCAAAAAGGATCAg TTGGATGATCAACTTGGATCAACCAAAGCAGAAATGGATGAAGTAATGGAAGAAAATCAACGGCTTAAGATGTATTTAGATGGAATTCTCAAGGATTATAGAACCCTACAAATGCAATACAGAGATGTGATGCAGCAAGAGGCAACAACAAAATTGTCTCCTCATCATCATGATCTCATGGAAGCAGCAGCTGATGATGGACTTATTGATCTCAGCTTAGCAATGAGCTCCATCGACAAAAAACGTAAAACCCCAAAGATGAATGATGATATTGAAATACTAGATGATAATAAACAAGGATTATCTCTAGGACTTGATTGCAAATTCGACTTGCCTGAAAAGTCTCCGATCAAACCTTCCCCGACTCTGACCCCCGAAAATAGCATAGAAGAAGTGAAGGAAGAAGCCGGAGAGACGTGGCCGCCTAAAGGCGTCAAGAATGCGAGAGATGCTGGAGGAGAAGATGAGATTTCACAACAAAACCCTACTAAACGAGCTAGGGTTTCTGTGAGAGTTAGATGTGACACACCAACG ATGAATGATGGCTGTCAATGGAGGAAGTACGGGCAAAAGATTTCCAAGGGGAATCCATGCCCCCGTGCATACTATCGTTGCACGGTGGCACCATCCTGCCCTGTTAGGAAACAG GTACAAAGATGTGCGGAGGATATGACGATCTTGATCACGACATACGAAGGCACGCACAACCATCCGCTTCCAATGTCGGCCACCGCCATGGCTTCCACCACTTCCGCCGCAGCCTCAATGCTCATGTCTGGTTCCTCAACCTCGGGAACCGGGCCGAGCACcccctccaccaccaccactgcCTCGAACCTCCACGGCCTAAACTTCTACCTCTCCGACAATTCAAGAACGACAAAACCGACCTTCTACCTCCCAAATCCCTCAATCTCATCCTCCCCTTCATACCCAACCATCACTCTCGACCTCACCTCGTCCTCATCCTCGTCCTCGTCCCATCTAAACCGCCTCGGCAGTGGCGGCGGCTTCGCTCCAAGATACTCGACCACAAACCTAAACTTCAGCTCTCTAGAATCCAACCCTCTCCCAAATTCTTACAACAACGCTATGCTTACTTATGGCCAACAATCCTTCAACAGAAACCAAAATGCAGCTAATTCTCTAAGCTTCGGATCACAACCCTACGAAACCCTATACCAATCCTACTTGCAGAAAAGCATatcaaaccctaaccctaatcaACAGCATTTAGGGGCAGACACCATTGCAGCTGCAACAAAAGCAATAACATCGGACCCTAGCTTTCAAACTGTCCTAGCCGCCGCTCTAACCTCCATCATCGGCGGCTCAGGTGGAACCGCAGCCGCCAACAACCACAACGCTGCTGAGAAATCGAGCGGCGGTGATGCTTTCCCGATTCTATCTAGCTTCCCGCCAACTTCAAATGCGACCAAATGCGCACCGAGTTTCATGAACAAGTCTTCGTCCTCGTCGAGCTCTCAACAGCCTGGTTTGTCGACGCTTCTTTCGCCTCCGTTTCCATTTTCGAGCTCGAATAAGAGCAAGTCTAACTCACCGGCTGACAACAGGGATCACGTATAG